One Lactobacillus sp. ESL0785 DNA window includes the following coding sequences:
- a CDS encoding L-ribulose-5-phosphate 4-epimerase, producing MLEKLKQTVYEANMQLPKLDLVTFTWGNVSGIDRDSGLFVIKPSGVEYDQMKPEDMVVVNLKGEVVEGKMNPSSDTPTHTILYNEFPKIGGIVHTHSPWAVSFAAAKMDIPAMNTTHADTFYNAIPAADALTKAEIEEDYEGNTGKAIIRTFKERGLDYEATPGSLVSQHGPFCWGSTPAQAVYNAKVLEVVAEEDYHTLQLTHANSELPQYLLDKHYYRKHGQNAYYGQDNAQSKTHAKRNGK from the coding sequence TTGATTTAGTAACTTTTACTTGGGGTAATGTTTCTGGAATTGATCGTGACAGCGGCTTGTTTGTTATTAAACCATCAGGTGTCGAATATGATCAAATGAAGCCTGAAGATATGGTAGTTGTTAACTTGAAAGGTGAAGTAGTAGAAGGCAAAATGAACCCTTCAAGTGATACACCAACACATACGATTTTATATAATGAATTTCCAAAAATTGGTGGAATTGTGCATACGCATTCACCGTGGGCAGTATCCTTTGCGGCGGCTAAAATGGATATTCCAGCTATGAATACAACACATGCTGATACTTTTTACAATGCGATTCCAGCAGCTGATGCATTAACTAAAGCTGAAATTGAAGAGGATTATGAAGGCAACACTGGTAAAGCTATTATCCGTACCTTTAAAGAACGTGGCTTAGATTATGAAGCAACGCCTGGTTCACTAGTTAGTCAACATGGCCCATTTTGTTGGGGGTCAACGCCAGCCCAAGCAGTTTACAATGCCAAGGTGTTAGAAGTAGTAGCTGAAGAGGATTACCACACATTGCAATTAACGCATGCTAATAGTGAGTTGCCGCAGTATTTATTAGATAAGCATTATTACCGTAAGCATGGTCAGAATGCCTATTATGGTCAAGACAATGCCCAATCAAAAACGCATGCGAAGCGGAATGGGAAGTGA
- the araA gene encoding L-arabinose isomerase codes for MLTIPKYEFWFAAGSQHLYGEEALREVAEDTKKIVAGLNEKGNLPYKIVFKQVLTTADEITKFMKEANYNDNVAGVITWMHTFSPAKNWIRGTQLLQKPLLHFATQYLNYIPYDTMDFDYMNLNQSAHGDREYGYINARLNKHNKVIYGHWQDPEVLKQIADWEDVAVAYDESFKTKICRFGDNMRNVAVTEGDKIQAQIQLGWTVDYYGIGDLVAEMNKVKESEIDDEYADLKSKYILVQGDMAKKDFEDTVRYQLRQYIAMKRFLERGNYTAFTSNFEDLHGMKQLQGLSAQLMMRDGYGFAGEGDWKTAGLLRIFKIMTHNTKTAFMEDYTLDLRKGHEAILGSHMLEVDPSIASEKPRVEVHPLDIGGKDDPARLVFSGGEGDAVDVTLADFRHNFKLVTYPVVGHKAEETPYLPVAKQMWTPKLGLKAGATKWIQAGGGHHTVMSFAANEDQVHDLAALYGVDLCDIE; via the coding sequence ATGTTAACAATTCCTAAATATGAATTTTGGTTTGCTGCAGGTAGCCAGCATCTTTATGGTGAAGAAGCATTGCGTGAAGTTGCAGAAGATACTAAGAAAATTGTAGCTGGTTTAAATGAAAAAGGTAATTTGCCATATAAAATTGTGTTCAAGCAAGTTTTGACAACTGCTGATGAAATTACTAAGTTTATGAAAGAGGCAAATTACAATGATAATGTGGCCGGTGTAATTACTTGGATGCATACTTTTTCTCCAGCTAAGAATTGGATTCGAGGTACGCAACTATTACAAAAGCCATTACTGCATTTTGCTACGCAATATTTGAATTATATTCCGTATGATACGATGGATTTTGATTACATGAATTTGAATCAAAGTGCTCATGGCGATCGCGAATATGGTTATATTAATGCACGGTTAAATAAGCATAACAAGGTAATTTACGGCCATTGGCAAGATCCAGAAGTATTAAAGCAAATTGCTGATTGGGAAGATGTAGCCGTTGCTTATGACGAGTCATTTAAGACTAAGATTTGTCGGTTTGGCGATAATATGCGTAATGTTGCTGTAACTGAAGGTGACAAGATTCAGGCACAAATCCAATTAGGTTGGACCGTTGACTATTATGGTATTGGCGATCTAGTTGCTGAAATGAACAAGGTTAAAGAATCCGAAATTGATGATGAATATGCTGACTTGAAGTCAAAATATATCTTAGTTCAAGGTGATATGGCTAAGAAAGATTTTGAAGATACAGTTCGTTATCAGTTAAGACAATATATTGCAATGAAACGCTTCTTAGAGCGTGGTAATTATACTGCCTTTACGTCAAACTTTGAAGATTTGCATGGCATGAAACAATTGCAAGGTTTATCAGCTCAATTAATGATGCGGGACGGTTATGGCTTTGCTGGTGAAGGTGACTGGAAGACCGCAGGATTATTGCGTATCTTTAAGATTATGACCCATAATACAAAGACTGCCTTCATGGAAGACTATACTCTTGATTTACGTAAAGGTCATGAAGCAATTTTGGGATCACATATGCTTGAAGTTGATCCATCAATTGCTTCAGAAAAGCCACGGGTTGAAGTTCATCCACTTGATATTGGTGGTAAGGATGATCCTGCTCGTCTAGTATTTTCTGGCGGTGAGGGTGATGCTGTCGATGTAACTTTAGCTGATTTCCGTCACAACTTTAAGCTCGTAACTTATCCAGTTGTCGGCCATAAGGCTGAGGAAACGCCGTATTTACCTGTTGCTAAACAAATGTGGACACCAAAGCTCGGTCTTAAAGCAGGTGCTACTAAGTGGATCCAAGCAGGTGGTGGTCACCATACGGTGATGTCATTTGCTGCTAATGAGGATCAAGTTCATGATTTGGCAGCACTTTATGGTGTTGACTTATGTGATATTGAATAA
- a CDS encoding aldose epimerase family protein, protein MENKVVGSIKDFDEYQGHKIQKLSLTNQNGVTLSLLTLGATIYEINIPSETGVQNIVLNYYHSKDYLANPYYVCMAIGRTAGRIKNGNIILAGQSIQLPQNEGKTNLHGGTNGFNSQIWQGKIIQIAGNDVIEMSHLQEGDGYPGKMRIKILYSLSADDVIEIKFCAISTADTLFNPTQHIYFNLGKNDTVKEHLLKINAKQIQKLDSNKIPLADRVTVADTPFDFRQPTSLDKAIAAMNDTAEKGFDDIFAVEPDKDNLVAVLSDPLSKISVAIESARNGLVVFTANSFTQQNMNFVRTNGIGKRYEGIALEPQTLAPSKGDGLFSAIKLAKGEEKTYTIKYHLNYER, encoded by the coding sequence ATGGAAAATAAAGTTGTTGGTTCAATTAAAGACTTTGATGAGTATCAGGGACATAAAATTCAAAAACTTAGTTTAACTAATCAGAATGGTGTAACTCTGTCACTTTTAACACTTGGTGCAACAATTTATGAAATTAACATACCGAGTGAAACAGGAGTACAGAATATAGTTTTAAACTATTATCATAGTAAGGATTATCTTGCTAATCCTTACTACGTTTGTATGGCAATTGGCCGAACAGCTGGTAGAATTAAAAATGGTAATATCATTCTTGCTGGTCAATCAATACAACTACCACAGAATGAAGGAAAAACTAATTTGCATGGTGGTACTAATGGCTTTAATAGTCAAATTTGGCAAGGAAAAATCATTCAAATTGCGGGCAATGATGTTATTGAAATGAGTCATCTTCAAGAAGGAGATGGTTATCCAGGTAAGATGCGAATTAAAATTTTGTATTCTTTGTCAGCGGATGATGTTATTGAGATTAAATTTTGTGCCATTAGTACGGCTGATACACTGTTTAATCCTACACAACATATTTATTTTAATTTGGGCAAAAATGATACTGTCAAGGAACATTTGTTAAAAATAAATGCTAAGCAAATTCAAAAACTGGATAGTAATAAAATTCCATTAGCTGATAGAGTAACCGTTGCAGATACGCCCTTTGATTTTCGCCAACCAACCAGTTTAGATAAAGCTATTGCGGCAATGAATGATACAGCAGAAAAGGGTTTTGATGATATTTTTGCTGTTGAACCTGATAAAGATAACCTAGTTGCAGTATTATCTGATCCATTATCTAAAATTAGTGTTGCAATTGAATCTGCTAGAAATGGCTTGGTTGTTTTTACAGCAAATTCATTTACGCAACAAAATATGAATTTTGTAAGAACTAATGGTATCGGTAAGCGATATGAGGGAATTGCTCTTGAACCACAGACACTGGCTCCATCTAAGGGTGATGGGCTATTTTCAGCAATAAAATTAGCAAAAGGTGAAGAAAAAACATATACGATTAAATATCATTTGAATTATGAGAGATAG
- a CDS encoding hexose kinase, which produces MDITITVNPSVDRLYQLKELKVGSLNRVQLIKKMVGGKGINAARVAANLGAKTTATGFLAGYNGQYILEQAHNDQYIANFIKTNGNTRNCYTLIQDDNNKTEINEHGDFLNLDRFESLLKTIKTLIQNNHVSAISLNGSLPPTKINNFYPKIIALIRQTDPNIKIILDTSGQALTDVLTSKNLPDFIKPNEQEAAELLAATVTRDCHKLKKEITHGILNKVNNIIVSLGDKGALVKHQQQFYQVKFKPVKVVNTEGSGDSVVGGLLYALDQKLDFLSTIRWAIAAGTANAMETKTGFVQRERVIDIMKSIELIPVTD; this is translated from the coding sequence ATGGATATTACAATTACAGTTAACCCTTCAGTAGATCGGTTATACCAACTTAAAGAATTAAAAGTAGGTTCTCTTAACAGAGTACAGCTAATTAAAAAGATGGTCGGTGGCAAAGGAATTAATGCCGCACGTGTAGCGGCAAATTTAGGAGCAAAAACAACAGCAACTGGTTTTTTAGCAGGTTACAATGGACAATACATTTTAGAACAAGCACATAATGATCAATACATAGCAAATTTTATTAAAACAAATGGAAATACCAGAAATTGTTACACATTAATTCAAGACGATAACAATAAAACAGAAATTAATGAACACGGTGATTTTTTAAATTTAGATCGATTTGAAAGTTTACTTAAAACTATTAAGACACTAATACAAAATAATCATGTTTCAGCAATATCTTTAAATGGTAGTCTACCTCCAACCAAAATTAATAATTTTTATCCTAAGATTATCGCTTTAATCAGGCAAACAGATCCTAATATTAAAATTATTTTAGATACATCTGGTCAAGCATTAACAGACGTTTTAACAAGTAAAAATTTACCAGATTTTATTAAACCTAACGAACAAGAAGCTGCTGAATTATTAGCAGCAACAGTAACTCGTGATTGTCATAAACTTAAAAAAGAAATCACACATGGAATTTTAAATAAAGTTAATAATATTATTGTTTCTTTAGGAGACAAAGGTGCTCTTGTAAAGCATCAACAGCAATTTTATCAAGTTAAATTCAAGCCAGTAAAAGTAGTTAATACCGAGGGTTCTGGAGACTCTGTAGTTGGTGGTTTACTTTATGCTTTAGATCAAAAGTTAGATTTTTTATCTACAATTCGTTGGGCTATAGCAGCAGGTACTGCTAATGCCATGGAAACCAAAACAGGTTTTGTTCAACGAGAACGTGTTATAGATATAATGAAGTCAATTGAGTTAATACCAGTTACTGATTAA
- a CDS encoding DeoR/GlpR family DNA-binding transcription regulator: MSLQEKRLTEINDLLNKTGFMTTVDIAKNLQVSSMTIRRDLKKLEEQGKITRIYGGAQSNNQPESTTNEKLKKNITEKKEIAKLLANQIDNNSTIFLGAGTTLLMAVPLLVRKNLTFVTNSLPAFNEINKNDCRLLLTGGELHRNTEEFLGVKAENIFKGLNLDYALCSTNGISDNRVTTSTIPEGNIQNIAIEHSEKSFIIADHSKLNHSDIITFQRLDKFDCLVTDPEVTKEDITNYSRYIKMIY; this comes from the coding sequence TTGAGTCTACAAGAAAAAAGATTAACAGAAATCAATGATCTTCTAAACAAGACCGGTTTCATGACAACAGTTGATATTGCAAAAAATTTACAAGTTTCTTCAATGACTATCAGACGAGATTTAAAAAAATTGGAAGAACAAGGTAAGATAACCAGAATTTATGGTGGTGCGCAAAGTAATAATCAACCGGAATCTACAACAAATGAAAAATTAAAGAAAAATATTACTGAAAAAAAAGAAATCGCCAAATTACTAGCCAATCAAATTGACAATAATTCAACGATCTTTTTAGGAGCAGGTACAACTTTATTAATGGCTGTTCCTTTATTGGTTCGTAAGAACCTTACTTTTGTGACCAATAGTTTGCCAGCATTTAACGAAATAAATAAAAATGATTGTCGCTTATTGCTAACAGGTGGTGAATTACACCGAAATACTGAGGAATTTTTAGGTGTTAAAGCTGAAAATATATTTAAAGGTTTAAATTTAGATTATGCTTTATGTTCAACTAACGGAATCAGTGATAATCGTGTAACAACCAGTACTATTCCAGAAGGCAATATTCAAAACATTGCAATTGAACATTCTGAAAAATCATTTATTATAGCTGATCATAGTAAACTAAATCATTCAGATATTATTACTTTTCAAAGATTAGATAAATTTGACTGTCTTGTAACAGACCCTGAAGTTACAAAGGAAGATATCACCAATTACTCACGATATATTAAAATGATTTATTAA
- a CDS encoding PTS sugar transporter subunit IIA, whose amino-acid sequence MFYQNLIDLNISVKTEEQLFDLVGSRAINLNYANLGYISNLEKRELSYPTGLKFPQISLALPHVDPQYVNNPFIYIARTNQPLVLKQMGDSAEMTANNFLFLGLKNGNKQPELLAKIISAFQDENFVEQFKKTEASERMLQLVKGKFEGLLK is encoded by the coding sequence ATGTTTTATCAAAATTTAATTGATTTAAATATTTCTGTAAAAACTGAAGAACAACTATTTGATTTAGTAGGGTCAAGAGCAATTAACTTAAATTATGCTAATTTGGGATATATTTCAAATTTAGAAAAGAGAGAATTGTCTTATCCAACTGGATTAAAGTTTCCACAGATTTCTCTTGCCTTGCCACATGTTGATCCGCAATATGTTAATAATCCATTTATTTATATTGCTCGGACTAATCAGCCATTAGTTCTTAAGCAAATGGGAGATAGCGCAGAAATGACAGCCAATAATTTTTTGTTTTTAGGCTTAAAGAATGGTAATAAGCAACCAGAACTTTTAGCAAAAATAATATCTGCTTTTCAAGATGAAAATTTTGTAGAGCAATTTAAGAAAACAGAAGCTTCAGAAAGAATGCTTCAATTAGTTAAAGGAAAGTTTGAGGGATTATTAAAATGA
- a CDS encoding PTS galactitol transporter subunit IIB: MKTILVCCGTGVATSPQVANKINDYLAEQGLDQIAKATPEPVAEAKGSVENDANVIVYVGIAPADGELQEALDKNNVVGMVGLPWLTGMGQEEANQKIADIVRQA, translated from the coding sequence ATGAAGACTATCTTAGTTTGTTGTGGTACAGGAGTTGCTACTAGTCCACAAGTTGCCAATAAAATAAATGATTACTTAGCTGAACAAGGTTTGGATCAAATAGCTAAAGCAACGCCCGAACCAGTTGCAGAAGCTAAGGGTTCTGTTGAAAATGATGCTAATGTTATTGTTTATGTCGGAATTGCACCTGCAGATGGTGAGTTACAAGAAGCACTCGATAAAAATAATGTCGTTGGCATGGTAGGGTTACCATGGTTAACTGGTATGGGTCAAGAGGAAGCCAATCAAAAAATAGCAGATATTGTAAGACAAGCTTAA
- a CDS encoding PTS transporter subunit IIC, with amino-acid sequence MDWNAIVQGILSVGAQVLIPILIMILGLIFGMKPSKAVTSGLYLGTGFIGMSMAINQLTQTVSPAAKALAKYTGINLPAVDFGWTGAASITWSWTLAFLFFAVEIVVNIVMLLAKMTDTMNADMWNVWGVALTGYMVYQISGSLIWGFICGALQVVICLKLGDMWSKEIANMLGYEGVTVTHIEAFTAVIMSPINKLMDYIPIFNREWDATALKRKIGVFSEPVVMGSIIGLILALAGRYSIGDALNLAVTVGAVMAIFPVMAKFFMDALTPFGSTMSDFMKKHVKGRTFVIGLDWPILGQSTELWVTMVLMIPVSIIYAAILPGNTILPIAGVINYCIGVGGLLLTGGNLLRMLVLGVIYEPVFLYGASYFANIFTKLAKSSTSIKVPAGSQVSWSSIEAPELRYAMAWAGRGNIWAIIGLIALLAIFWWLYRSFKKNPIPALKYQKPTAKTE; translated from the coding sequence ATGGATTGGAACGCGATAGTTCAAGGAATTTTAAGTGTCGGAGCCCAGGTTTTGATTCCAATTTTAATTATGATTTTGGGATTGATTTTTGGTATGAAGCCTTCTAAAGCAGTTACTTCTGGACTTTATTTAGGAACTGGATTTATTGGCATGTCAATGGCAATTAATCAATTGACACAAACTGTTAGTCCAGCTGCAAAAGCATTGGCAAAGTATACAGGTATTAATTTACCAGCTGTTGATTTTGGTTGGACGGGCGCTGCTTCAATTACATGGAGTTGGACATTGGCCTTTCTATTTTTTGCAGTGGAAATTGTAGTTAACATTGTTATGCTACTTGCTAAGATGACTGATACGATGAACGCTGACATGTGGAATGTTTGGGGCGTTGCATTAACTGGTTATATGGTTTATCAAATTTCAGGTAGTTTAATTTGGGGCTTTATCTGTGGTGCTCTTCAAGTGGTAATTTGCTTGAAACTAGGTGATATGTGGAGCAAAGAAATCGCTAATATGCTTGGTTATGAAGGTGTAACTGTTACACATATTGAAGCATTTACTGCTGTTATTATGTCGCCAATTAATAAATTGATGGATTACATTCCTATTTTTAATCGTGAATGGGATGCTACTGCTTTAAAGAGAAAAATAGGTGTTTTTAGTGAGCCTGTAGTTATGGGATCGATTATTGGTCTGATTTTAGCTTTAGCAGGAAGATATAGTATTGGTGACGCACTTAATCTCGCGGTCACTGTAGGTGCGGTAATGGCGATTTTTCCAGTAATGGCTAAGTTCTTTATGGATGCTTTGACACCATTTGGTTCAACTATGAGTGACTTTATGAAAAAGCATGTTAAAGGTAGAACATTTGTCATCGGTTTAGATTGGCCTATTTTAGGTCAAAGTACGGAATTATGGGTAACAATGGTTCTAATGATTCCTGTATCAATTATTTATGCTGCTATTTTACCTGGGAATACTATTTTACCAATTGCTGGTGTTATTAATTACTGTATTGGTGTTGGTGGATTGTTACTTACAGGTGGCAATTTACTAAGAATGCTGGTTTTAGGCGTTATTTATGAACCGGTTTTCTTATACGGTGCATCATACTTTGCTAATATTTTTACTAAATTAGCTAAATCGAGTACTTCCATTAAGGTACCAGCTGGATCTCAGGTCTCATGGAGTTCAATTGAAGCTCCTGAGTTAAGATATGCAATGGCTTGGGCTGGACGTGGCAATATTTGGGCTATTATAGGATTGATTGCCTTACTTGCTATTTTCTGGTGGCTATATAGATCATTTAAAAAGAATCCGATTCCAGCTTTAAAGTATCAAAAACCTACTGCTAAAACAGAATAG
- a CDS encoding class II aldolase/adducin family protein, protein MKYPAGRIPFEYEREDLAKVVREVMERRDTNIVGGNISIKVQDETGKNYYVMTPTMMSEAYMGYLNADQILVIEPHTRRVISGNGKVTREINMHEAIYDTNPDIKCVFHSHADQCMFWGTSGLNMPNVTEATQKLKEIRTLDWHPMCTEELAQYVAGEIKKLGSKALRNGFLLNSHGTLFTSGGKDMDPLTALHKSLADVDITEYNAKVAYKQTVFQQIGVLDGYYSEDTKIGTWEDVKAGKALYNKKTAQNKKGD, encoded by the coding sequence ATGAAATATCCTGCAGGAAGAATTCCTTTTGAATATGAACGGGAAGACTTAGCAAAAGTTGTTCGTGAAGTTATGGAACGTCGAGACACTAATATTGTTGGTGGCAATATTAGTATTAAGGTTCAAGACGAAACGGGTAAAAATTATTATGTTATGACACCAACAATGATGTCAGAAGCATATATGGGTTATCTAAATGCTGATCAAATTTTGGTTATTGAACCACATACGCGTAGAGTAATTTCAGGTAATGGCAAAGTTACTCGTGAGATTAATATGCATGAAGCAATTTATGATACCAATCCAGATATTAAATGTGTTTTTCACTCACATGCAGATCAGTGTATGTTTTGGGGAACAAGTGGCTTGAATATGCCAAATGTTACAGAAGCTACACAAAAACTTAAAGAAATTAGAACGCTTGACTGGCACCCCATGTGTACAGAAGAACTGGCCCAATATGTTGCTGGTGAAATTAAGAAGTTAGGTTCTAAAGCTTTAAGAAATGGTTTTCTGTTGAATTCTCATGGTACATTGTTTACTTCAGGTGGTAAGGATATGGATCCATTAACAGCACTCCATAAATCTTTAGCCGATGTAGATATTACCGAATATAATGCTAAAGTTGCATATAAGCAAACTGTTTTCCAACAAATTGGAGTATTGGATGGATATTATTCTGAAGATACTAAAATTGGAACTTGGGAAGATGTTAAGGCCGGAAAAGCACTTTATAATAAAAAAACAGCTCAAAATAAAAAGGGCGACTAA
- a CDS encoding aldo/keto reductase, with amino-acid sequence MKQIKIGQTNFTGSAIALGIMRMNALTVNQAVTALETAHEVGINCLDSADIYGHGKSEKIFGKAFKQSGLNRDDFYIQSKTGIYENSELNYKTTRYDFSKKYIINAVDGILNRMGIDYLDSLLLHRPDALMDPAEISAAFDELQTSGKVRHFGVSNFNPMQVALLQQGISQKLLINQLQFSVMHTGPIDFGIHTNMTDARSIDHDRGVLDYSRLHNMTVQAWSPFQYGQIEGNFIGNPKFPQVNAALQKLADQKGVSKNAIAAAWILRHPAKIQVIIGTMNPDHIIDSAKGADIDLTAQEWYDIYLAAGNDLP; translated from the coding sequence ATGAAACAAATTAAAATTGGTCAGACAAACTTTACTGGTTCAGCCATTGCTTTAGGTATTATGCGCATGAATGCCTTAACCGTTAATCAAGCCGTGACCGCTCTCGAAACTGCTCATGAAGTTGGAATCAACTGTCTTGACTCGGCTGACATTTACGGACATGGTAAATCTGAGAAAATTTTTGGCAAAGCCTTTAAACAATCTGGTCTTAACCGCGATGACTTTTATATCCAATCCAAAACTGGTATTTACGAGAATTCCGAACTAAATTACAAAACCACCCGGTACGATTTTTCTAAAAAGTACATTATCAATGCTGTTGACGGCATTTTAAACAGAATGGGCATTGACTACCTAGATAGTCTACTTTTGCATCGACCTGATGCCCTGATGGACCCAGCTGAAATTAGTGCTGCCTTTGACGAATTACAAACTTCAGGAAAAGTGCGCCACTTCGGTGTTTCTAACTTTAATCCAATGCAAGTTGCATTGTTGCAACAAGGTATTAGTCAAAAGTTACTGATTAACCAGTTGCAATTTAGCGTTATGCACACGGGGCCAATTGACTTTGGCATTCATACTAATATGACTGATGCACGTAGTATTGACCACGACCGCGGTGTCCTTGACTATTCACGCTTGCACAACATGACCGTTCAAGCTTGGTCACCATTTCAATATGGCCAAATCGAGGGTAACTTTATTGGTAATCCTAAATTCCCACAAGTAAATGCTGCCTTGCAAAAATTAGCCGATCAAAAAGGTGTTTCCAAGAATGCCATTGCGGCGGCATGGATTTTGCGCCATCCTGCTAAAATTCAGGTTATTATCGGCACTATGAATCCAGACCATATTATTGACAGTGCTAAAGGTGCTGACATCGATCTAACCGCACAAGAATGGTATGACATTTACTTAGCTGCAGGTAATGATCTACCGTAA
- a CDS encoding MFS transporter produces the protein MDVGLLSFIMPIVHQEWTLTNSQTGLISSVSTIGMICGGFFFGYLADRIGRKNTLMLSLLTFSIGNFILAFAQGFDSFLIIRFFVGMGLGGELPVAATYVSDLYSGAKRSRMLILADSFWALGWLVASFLSFALNGILSWRGLLIVTAISAFFAIVVRKQVPELKKPTAKKHHFVISKFLNFKTIMLWLAWFMVMFSYYGMFMWLPGIMTSKGNSVVDSFGYSVIIIVAQLPGYFTAAWLTKKINLRYIFAIYMIGTAVGAVLFGQAQTPVATVICGCILSFFNLGAYGTIIAITPSIYDSAIRGTMTGIAEGIGRIGAVIGPLLVGILIDQKVGINAIFIIFMVSLVIGAAAMLLIPNPEHSTVEEG, from the coding sequence ATGGATGTTGGACTGCTGTCCTTTATTATGCCAATTGTTCATCAGGAGTGGACATTGACTAATTCTCAAACCGGATTAATTAGTTCAGTTAGTACAATTGGGATGATTTGCGGTGGCTTCTTCTTTGGTTACTTAGCTGATCGGATTGGACGTAAGAACACGTTAATGTTGTCGCTGCTTACATTTTCAATTGGTAACTTTATTTTAGCTTTTGCTCAAGGATTTGATTCTTTTTTGATCATTCGTTTCTTTGTTGGCATGGGGCTTGGCGGTGAACTGCCAGTGGCAGCAACTTATGTTTCGGATTTATACAGTGGAGCTAAGCGGTCACGGATGTTAATTTTAGCTGATAGTTTCTGGGCTTTGGGTTGGTTAGTTGCGTCGTTCTTGTCATTTGCATTAAATGGTATTTTGTCATGGCGGGGATTATTAATTGTTACTGCGATTAGTGCCTTTTTTGCAATTGTTGTGCGAAAGCAAGTGCCAGAATTAAAAAAGCCAACTGCTAAAAAGCATCATTTTGTCATTAGTAAATTTTTGAATTTTAAAACGATAATGCTATGGCTAGCATGGTTTATGGTAATGTTCAGTTATTATGGTATGTTTATGTGGCTGCCAGGAATTATGACTAGCAAGGGTAATAGTGTTGTTGATAGTTTTGGTTATTCTGTCATTATTATTGTGGCGCAATTACCCGGTTACTTTACAGCGGCATGGTTGACCAAAAAAATTAATTTGCGTTATATTTTTGCTATCTATATGATTGGCACTGCAGTTGGTGCGGTTTTATTTGGTCAAGCGCAAACGCCGGTTGCAACAGTAATTTGTGGTTGTATCCTATCATTCTTTAATTTGGGTGCTTATGGGACGATTATTGCAATTACTCCTAGTATTTATGATTCGGCAATTCGGGGGACAATGACTGGGATTGCTGAAGGTATTGGCCGAATTGGTGCAGTTATTGGGCCGCTTTTGGTTGGTATTTTAATTGATCAAAAAGTAGGCATTAATGCGATTTTTATTATTTTTATGGTTTCTTTAGTTATTGGGGCTGCTGCGATGTTGCTAATTCCTAATCCAGAACATTCAACGGTTGAGGAAGGATAG